A genome region from Halorussus pelagicus includes the following:
- a CDS encoding DUF7563 family protein translates to MPKCDHCGAHISEQFVRVFADEDGEVRACVSCSANAGIAEVARQRAREAKA, encoded by the coding sequence ATGCCAAAGTGTGACCACTGTGGCGCGCACATCTCCGAACAGTTCGTCCGAGTGTTCGCCGACGAGGACGGTGAAGTCCGAGCGTGCGTCTCGTGTTCGGCGAACGCCGGAATCGCAGAAGTTGCGCGCCAACGCGCCAGAGAGGCAAAAGCATAG
- a CDS encoding ABC transporter ATP-binding protein, translated as MAASDSDADSDAEAGDGGGDGNRDVGGDADGDGRGDSERRRESREAAVELRGVRKTYFLGEPVHALDGVDISIPRGSYTSVMGPSGSGKSTLLNLIGCLDTPSEGEVWVNGRETSDLSQRERTQVRGEEVGFVFQTFNLMPKLTAAENVALPLVFQGVSKRERIGRAEELLDDVGLGDRADHRPNELSGGQRQRVAIARALAADPAIILADEPTGNLDQETGKQIMGLFQRLHDEGNTVLMVTHERPIAEHSERVIHVLDGTVERIEEIESPRRVESELA; from the coding sequence ATGGCTGCCAGCGACTCGGACGCCGATTCCGACGCAGAGGCAGGAGACGGTGGTGGAGATGGAAACCGAGATGTCGGAGGGGACGCGGACGGAGACGGCCGGGGAGATTCGGAGCGACGACGCGAGTCGCGGGAGGCGGCGGTGGAACTCCGCGGCGTGCGCAAGACCTACTTCCTCGGCGAACCGGTCCACGCCCTTGACGGAGTGGACATCTCGATTCCGCGAGGGTCGTACACCTCGGTCATGGGACCGAGCGGGTCGGGCAAGAGTACCCTGCTCAACCTCATCGGCTGTCTCGACACGCCCAGCGAGGGCGAGGTGTGGGTCAACGGGCGCGAGACTTCTGACCTCTCTCAGCGCGAGCGCACGCAGGTCCGCGGCGAGGAGGTCGGATTCGTCTTCCAGACGTTCAACCTGATGCCGAAACTCACCGCCGCGGAGAACGTCGCGCTCCCGCTGGTCTTTCAGGGCGTCTCGAAGCGCGAGCGCATCGGCCGGGCCGAGGAGTTGCTCGACGACGTGGGTCTCGGCGACCGCGCGGACCACCGCCCCAACGAACTCTCGGGCGGCCAGCGCCAGCGCGTCGCCATCGCCCGCGCGCTGGCGGCCGACCCCGCCATCATCCTCGCCGACGAACCGACCGGAAATCTCGATCAGGAGACGGGCAAGCAGATAATGGGCCTGTTCCAGCGCCTCCACGACGAGGGCAACACCGTCCTGATGGTGACTCACGAGCGACCCATCGCCGAACACTCCGAGCGCGTGATTCACGTTCTCGACGGCACCGTCGAACGCATCGAGGAGATAGAGTCGCCCCGGCGCGTCGAGAGCGAACTCGCCTAA
- a CDS encoding GIY-YIG nuclease family protein: MPVHHWVYVIECADGSFYTGYTTDVERRVREHDRGEGAKYTRGRTPVELVHSERFESKSGAMSREYEIKQLSRRQKERLVERDGEDL; encoded by the coding sequence GTGCCGGTCCACCACTGGGTCTACGTCATCGAATGCGCTGACGGCAGTTTTTACACGGGATACACCACCGACGTGGAGCGTCGCGTCCGCGAACACGACCGCGGCGAGGGCGCGAAGTACACCCGCGGGCGAACCCCGGTCGAGTTAGTCCACAGCGAGCGCTTCGAGTCGAAATCGGGGGCGATGTCCCGCGAGTACGAAATCAAGCAGTTGTCCCGTCGGCAGAAAGAGCGGTTGGTCGAAAGAGACGGAGAGGACCTGTAG
- a CDS encoding SDR family oxidoreductase yields the protein MSRIVLLTGATSGIGRVAARKLAEQGLTVLFTGRDREAGREVRSEVRRAHPESDGEFYRVDFADFDAVRELAREVRADYDRLDALVNNAGTSRSERRTTEDGVEFTFAVNHLAPFLLTNLLAPRLRDSAPARVVTMTSALHENGSLADLESVVRGENFDGLDAYADSKLANILFTRELAARLDGTGVTANCVHPGWIPHTDLVRNATGFSKLFTSAAALVASVAPIGPFESVEGAADALVYLATSDAAANVSGAYFDRRERSSAASVADDPELRRRLWERSAKLVGLPASVPEGDPMA from the coding sequence GTGTCCCGAATCGTTCTCCTGACCGGAGCCACGAGCGGCATCGGCCGGGTTGCCGCCCGAAAGCTCGCCGAGCAGGGCCTGACGGTCCTCTTCACCGGCCGAGACCGCGAGGCCGGACGCGAAGTCCGCTCCGAGGTTCGGCGCGCCCATCCCGAGAGCGACGGCGAGTTCTACCGGGTCGATTTCGCGGATTTCGACGCGGTCCGGGAACTGGCCCGCGAGGTCCGGGCCGACTACGACCGCCTCGACGCGCTGGTGAACAACGCCGGAACCTCTCGGAGCGAGCGCCGGACGACCGAGGACGGCGTCGAGTTTACCTTCGCGGTCAACCACCTCGCGCCGTTCCTGCTCACGAACCTGCTTGCGCCGCGCCTCCGCGACAGCGCACCCGCGCGAGTCGTCACCATGACCAGCGCGCTCCACGAGAACGGGTCGTTGGCCGACCTCGAATCGGTCGTCCGCGGCGAGAACTTCGATGGACTCGACGCCTACGCCGACTCGAAACTGGCGAACATCCTGTTCACCCGCGAGTTGGCCGCCCGACTCGACGGCACGGGGGTCACAGCTAACTGTGTACATCCGGGGTGGATTCCTCACACTGACCTCGTGCGGAACGCGACCGGGTTCTCGAAACTGTTCACGAGCGCGGCCGCCCTCGTCGCTAGCGTCGCACCCATCGGTCCCTTCGAGAGTGTCGAGGGGGCCGCCGACGCGCTGGTTTACCTCGCCACGAGCGACGCGGCGGCCAACGTATCGGGCGCGTACTTCGACCGGAGAGAGCGGTCGTCGGCCGCGTCTGTGGCCGACGACCCGGAACTCAGGCGACGACTCTGGGAGCGGAGCGCGAAACTGGTCGGTCTTCCGGCGTCGGTACCCGAGGGCGACCCGATGGCGTGA
- a CDS encoding DUF1931 family protein, whose protein sequence is MADLIVKAAVKDALDDKNVASDFYDALDDRVEELLDEAARRAEANDRKTVQPRDL, encoded by the coding sequence ATGGCAGACCTCATCGTCAAAGCAGCTGTCAAGGACGCACTGGACGACAAGAACGTGGCGTCGGACTTCTACGACGCCCTCGACGACCGCGTCGAAGAGCTTCTCGACGAGGCCGCCCGCCGCGCCGAAGCCAACGACCGAAAGACCGTCCAGCCGCGCGACCTTTAA
- a CDS encoding ABC transporter permease: protein MELIQSLRLSWRAIRSHKLRSTLTMLGVIIGVAAVITFVTLGTSLRADVLGQVGADQTPNVYVWAGPEGQEGGPGAGAQPVFTSGDVDALGNVSGVESVIPRGVVPTAALSAGGETVAQRQVIATSPSYFDGGGVAQGRSFREGSREVVLNEQAADLFDPSVGVGQNVTLRLASGDSIEAEVVGLLNGSSGGGAFEGLGGSQPLVFVPTDPFYRTTIESPTTGESQRVYPTLTVVAEDFAAVPEAKAGVQAYLDDDSAAAQLVPGNYAFSVETDQDLVDQLEELLTTLTNFVTGIAVISLVVGSIGIANIMLVSVTERTKEIGIMKSVGAQNRDILQLFLLEAVLLGLSGALLGIPTGVVGAYAAAEYIGLRLVLPYEWFAIAVAVGVGVGVVAGLYPAWSAAKTDPIDALRYE, encoded by the coding sequence ATGGAGTTGATACAGAGTCTCCGCCTGAGTTGGCGGGCCATCAGGAGTCACAAACTCCGCTCGACGCTGACGATGCTGGGTGTCATCATTGGCGTCGCCGCGGTCATCACCTTCGTCACGCTCGGCACCAGTCTGCGCGCCGACGTTCTCGGACAGGTCGGGGCCGACCAAACCCCGAACGTCTACGTCTGGGCCGGACCCGAAGGCCAAGAGGGCGGGCCGGGCGCTGGCGCGCAACCCGTCTTCACGAGCGGCGACGTGGACGCGCTCGGAAACGTCTCGGGGGTCGAATCGGTGATTCCGAGGGGCGTGGTACCCACCGCGGCGCTCTCGGCGGGCGGCGAGACGGTCGCCCAGCGACAGGTAATCGCCACGTCGCCGAGCTATTTCGACGGCGGCGGGGTCGCGCAAGGACGGAGCTTCCGCGAGGGGTCGCGCGAGGTCGTCCTGAACGAGCAGGCCGCCGACCTCTTCGACCCCTCGGTCGGCGTCGGTCAGAACGTCACGCTGCGACTCGCTTCGGGCGACTCCATCGAGGCGGAGGTCGTCGGCCTACTCAACGGTTCGTCGGGCGGCGGAGCCTTCGAGGGGTTGGGCGGCTCTCAACCGCTCGTGTTCGTGCCGACCGACCCGTTCTATCGGACGACCATCGAGAGTCCCACGACCGGCGAGAGCCAGCGGGTCTACCCCACGCTCACGGTCGTCGCCGAGGACTTCGCGGCGGTCCCCGAGGCGAAGGCAGGCGTGCAGGCGTACTTGGACGACGACTCGGCCGCGGCCCAACTCGTCCCCGGCAACTACGCCTTCTCCGTCGAGACCGACCAAGACCTCGTGGACCAACTCGAAGAGTTGCTCACGACGCTCACGAACTTCGTGACGGGCATCGCGGTCATCTCGCTCGTCGTCGGCTCAATCGGCATCGCCAACATCATGCTCGTGTCGGTCACCGAGCGCACCAAGGAAATCGGCATCATGAAATCGGTTGGCGCGCAGAACCGCGATATCCTCCAACTGTTCCTGCTGGAGGCGGTCCTGCTCGGTCTCTCCGGCGCGCTTCTCGGCATCCCGACCGGCGTCGTCGGGGCCTACGCCGCCGCGGAATACATCGGCCTGCGCCTCGTCCTGCCCTACGAGTGGTTCGCCATCGCGGTCGCGGTCGGAGTGGGGGTCGGCGTCGTCGCGGGTCTCTACCCGGCGTGGAGCGCCGCGAAGACCGACCCCATCGACGCGCTCCGCTACGAGTGA
- the rpiA gene encoding ribose-5-phosphate isomerase RpiA yields the protein MKSTGGSDAQKRAAGESAAEAVEDGAVVGLGTGSTAAHAIRAIGRKVDSGLDVRGIPTSFQSRELAKETGVPLTTLDEADTVDLAIDGADQFSGPHLVKGGGAAHAREKIVDAAADRLLVVADPSKAAKRLDHPVPVEVLPDARTTVAEKVRALGGSPTLRSAERKDGPVVTDNGNLVVDCEFGKIEAPAKLAADLSQLPGAVEHGLFVGMADEVHVGREDGVDVETF from the coding sequence ATGAAATCGACCGGCGGAAGCGACGCACAGAAGCGCGCGGCGGGCGAGAGCGCGGCCGAGGCGGTCGAAGACGGTGCGGTCGTCGGTCTCGGTACGGGTTCGACCGCGGCCCACGCGATTCGGGCTATCGGCCGGAAGGTCGATAGCGGTCTCGACGTGCGCGGAATCCCGACCTCGTTCCAGTCGCGGGAGTTGGCGAAGGAGACCGGAGTGCCGCTCACGACGCTCGACGAGGCCGATACCGTGGACCTCGCCATCGACGGTGCCGATCAGTTCTCCGGGCCGCATCTCGTGAAGGGCGGCGGCGCGGCCCACGCCCGCGAGAAAATCGTGGACGCGGCCGCCGACCGCCTGCTGGTGGTCGCCGACCCGAGCAAGGCCGCCAAGCGACTCGATCACCCGGTCCCCGTCGAGGTCCTTCCGGACGCCAGAACGACGGTGGCCGAGAAAGTACGGGCACTCGGCGGGTCGCCGACGCTTCGGAGCGCCGAGCGCAAGGACGGCCCGGTCGTGACCGACAACGGAAATCTCGTGGTGGACTGTGAGTTCGGGAAAATCGAGGCTCCGGCCAAACTCGCGGCAGACCTCTCGCAACTCCCCGGCGCGGTCGAACACGGCCTGTTTGTTGGGATGGCCGACGAGGTTCACGTCGGCCGCGAGGACGGCGTGGACGTAGAAACGTTCTGA
- the larB gene encoding nickel pincer cofactor biosynthesis protein LarB produces the protein MRELLDAVAAGEVSPADAEAQLAGYATGEAGRFDAARETRRGVPEAILGDGKTPEETASLAATAVETTGRAIVTRTNRDQRRAIRQRLADEHPAAEVTVHERSDVVVAHAADFDPPELAATVGVVTAGTSDAIPAGEAAVLAEEMGATVERIEDVGVAALTRIVDQLDRLRDADVLVVAAGREGALPTVVAGLVDTPVIGLPVSTGYGYGGEGEAALSGMLQSCSVLSVVNIDAGFVAGAQAGLIARAVDSGGAVGGDETDAR, from the coding sequence ATGCGCGAACTACTCGACGCAGTTGCAGCGGGCGAAGTGAGTCCGGCCGACGCCGAGGCGCAACTCGCAGGCTACGCGACCGGTGAGGCGGGTCGGTTCGACGCCGCCCGAGAGACCCGACGAGGCGTCCCCGAGGCGATTCTGGGCGACGGCAAGACGCCCGAAGAGACCGCGTCGCTCGCCGCGACGGCGGTCGAGACCACCGGACGGGCCATCGTGACCCGGACCAACCGCGACCAGCGACGTGCGATTCGACAGCGACTCGCCGACGAGCATCCTGCGGCCGAGGTGACGGTCCACGAGCGGTCCGACGTGGTAGTCGCCCACGCCGCCGACTTCGACCCGCCGGAACTGGCGGCGACCGTCGGCGTCGTCACCGCGGGCACGAGCGACGCGATTCCTGCGGGCGAGGCCGCGGTCCTCGCCGAGGAGATGGGCGCGACCGTCGAGCGAATCGAGGATGTCGGCGTTGCGGCGCTGACCCGCATCGTGGACCAGCTCGACCGACTCCGAGACGCCGACGTGCTGGTCGTCGCCGCGGGCCGCGAGGGCGCGCTCCCGACCGTGGTCGCGGGACTGGTCGATACGCCCGTCATCGGCCTGCCGGTCTCAACCGGATACGGCTACGGCGGCGAGGGCGAGGCCGCGCTCTCCGGGATGCTCCAGTCCTGTTCGGTCCTGTCGGTCGTCAACATCGACGCCGGATTCGTCGCGGGCGCGCAGGCCGGACTCATAGCCAGAGCGGTTGACAGCGGTGGCGCGGTCGGCGGCGACGAAACCGACGCCCGATAA